The sequence below is a genomic window from Streptomyces sp. V1I1.
GGGTGCCGGAGGTCACGGTGTGATGGATCATCACCCCGTGCATGGGCCCCCAGGGGCCCTTGTGATTGCGGTTGTGCGTGCGCCAGCTCCGGTGCTCGACGACCTGCAGCCCTTCGTCACGCAGGACCTTGAGCAGTCTGGAGGCGGACAAAGGCGTTGCCATCGTGGTGCTCCCTTCCCAGGTGGTACGTCTCCCAGGTGGTACGTCAGTTCTCGGGCTGTCGTTCGACGTCCTGCCCCGTCGGCTGCGAGCCGGAATCGTCCGGCGCCGCGCTCTCGGCGGCCGCGGCCTCCGCCTCGAATGTGGCCTCCGCCTCCAGCGCCTGTGCGTCGGCGGCCGGGATGGCGGTCGCCAGTGGCCCGAACGCCAGCCGCAGATCCGCCACCGAGCCCTCGCCCAGCACCCAGGCCAGCGGCGCGTAGTGCACCTGATTCCCGGCCGGGGCCTGCAACAGCGGCCGGCGCGCCGCGTCCGTCGGCCACTCGACATTGCCCGTCGCCGTACGCGCCACAACCGTCCAGAAGTCGCCAGGACGGTACGTCCTGCCCGGCTCGAAGTAAACGAACACGCCGTCCTCCAGCGGCAGCCAGCCACCCTCCTCGATCCGCAGCGCCCCGCCCCGCAGCTTCGCGGCACCCTGCTTCGTACGGCTCGAACCGCTCCGCGACCCCGACCGGTGGTCCCAGCGCCGCAGGAACGGGTGCAGCTCGGGACGCCGCCCGACCGACGGGTCCGGCTCGCCCGACAGCCGCACCCGGCGGCCCGGCAGATCGACCTCCTCGACCCGCAGCAGCGGCAGCGGCTCGCCGCGGCTGATGTAGGCGGTGTCCACGAACTCGACCCAGTCACCGACGTTCAGATCGAGCTTGTCGTCGCTGCCCAGCGACGCCAACTCCACCCAGGTGCCGTCGAGTTCGTCGACCGGGAAGGTCACCGACCCGTTCTCCCGCGACCACTTGAAGGTCGCGTCCTTGGCCGCGCCGCCCTCGTGGATCTCCACCCGGTACAGCTGGTTCTCCTGGCCCCGGTAGCGGGCATCCGGCTTCACCAGGCACGGGTCCTCGTCCGCATGCTCGGGTCGCTCGCTGCGCGCCGCCATCCGCGCGCTCGGCGCCTGCGCCGCCGCCCACTTCGCGAACGCCGCGCGGACCTGGTCCTTCGTAGCGCCGTCCTCCAGCTCCAGCTGCGAGCCGGGCAGCGGCAGCACCTGCCAGACGACCTTCAGCCGGGCCGCGGTGTCGGGCATCGCGGAGCCCAGCGCCACCTCGCGCAGCAGCGGGTCCTCGGCCGCGGTGACCGAGCGCTCCCACACCTTCAGATAGGCCAGATACGGGAATTGGGAAGGCAGCCGGTCGCCGGGGCGCTCCGGGTCCCGGTGGCCGTCCGGCTGGTCCCAGTACGTCCAGGTGGCCGGCGGCTGCGCATCGGCGGGCGCGTCCTTCTCGCCCTCCTCGGCCATATGCCCGTCGTCCACCACCGGGACGCCCGCCTGCGGGCGTGTGGCGTCCAGCAGGATGCCGTCCACGTAGTAGCGGCCGCCGCCGATGGAGAGATCGTCCAACTCCCGGCTGCCGCCCAGGAAGTGCAGTTCGAAGCCGGTCGCGCCGCGCGGCCCGCCGTGCTGCCCGATCAGATCGGCGGCGGTGGTACGGGCCTGCACCAGCTGGATAGCGGTCTGCTCATTGGCGTCGGCGTCGAGCTGGACACGGCCCTGCTGTGCGATCACCGCCGAGTAGTGCCGGTCCGGCCGGAAGGTGATGCGGGAGATGTCAGCGTGCATGGGAAGGGGTCCCCCTCGGAAGTTCGGCAGTCGGTGAAAAAGTCGTGTCGGGTGACCGGGATCAGGTGACGGCGATGATCCCGGCGTCGGTACCGGCCGGGGTGTACTCGGCGAGCCGGGCCCGCAGGCTGTCCTCGCGCTGCGGCTGATAGAGGTCGTGGAAGGCGCCCATCTCGGCGGCGTCCTCGGCGCCGCGCCGGATCTCTTCCGCGCAGCCCGCGGCCAGTTGCCCGTACGCGGGCGTGCCGTACCGCTCGCTGGTGAACAGCGGCCGGACCAGCTGCGCGTTCTCCTTGCCCACCAGGTCCGGCTGGCAGCGGTGGCGGCGCGGAGTGCGCGAGCCGGCAGGCACGTACGAGAAGCGCACACAGCCGATGCCCCGCCGGGCCACGTGCAGCCGGCCGGTGAAGATGCTGTTCTCGGCGATCTCCACGGCGTGCGTGTGGACTTCGCCGATGACGGTCGTACGGTGCGCGTGCAGTACGGCGTGGGCGTGGCGGCAGTCGGGGGCGGACAGCGCCGCCCGATCGTGGCCGGTGGCGTCCAGGATGCTGTCCCGGATGTGGATGGCCAGCGGGTCGTGGTTCACCTCGTCGCCGATCACCTCGATGGTGCCGAGGATGCTGCGGTCGACAGACACGCACGCGGTGGTCCGGTCCAGGACCAGACTCGGCTCCTCCGGTGAGTGCGGATCGCACTCGGGCTCCAGCGACCACCCCGGCACGAGCGTGCAGTGCCGCAGCACGACCGCGCCCACAGGGCCGGTGACATTGAGCCCGCGACCGGTGATCAGCAGACCGTCGAGCACGATCCGCGGGGCATCGCCCTCACTCTCCTCCTGGGCACGGATGTTGAGCGCGTCGGGCCGGTTGCTGTACCAGTCGAGCAGCCGGATCACCGGCCGGGTCCCCTCGGCCGCGCGCAGCTCAAGGCGGTCGCCCGGGTCCAGATCGAAGTCCAGCTGCTCCTGGTAGGCGCCGCTGTGCGTGATCTCGATGATGCCGTCGGGGCCGCAGCGCCCCGACCGCCTCTCGCCCCGCCAGTCGTTGTACGCGTCCATGATCCGCTGGTACGTCTGGCCGGGGCCGACCCGGAAGACCGTCGCGGCCGTCGGCGTCCCACGCTCGCGGGGGTACTCGCCGCCGCCCGTGTCGTCCGCGAACGCGTAGTGGTAGGTGACCCACACGCCCTGCCGCGGCGCCGACCGCGACCCGAAGGCGATCCGGCCGAGCGCCGGGTCGACGGCCACCTGCCCGCGCCTCGGGCGGTAGCGCCAGTCCGTCAGATCCGCCACCACGATGTCGGACAGCGGCACCGGCTCGTCCTGCCCGTCGCGCCAGATCGTGAAGCTCTTGCCCGGCCCGTAGTAGTCCGCGAGCCGGTCGGCGAGCTGCCTGCGCCTGATGTACGCGGGCACATTGTCGATCGTCGCGACATGAGTGGCGGACGGCTCCGGCACCGGCTTGGTCACCAGGGGCGTGTCATTGCCCAGAATCGAGAAGGTGTAGAGGTTACGGGCCCGGTCGATGCAGTACGCGGGCGCCTCTGTCACGTGGTACGGCTTCAGTCGCCAGACGAACAGCCCCACCCCCGCCGGGGAGTAGCCGCCCTGCGTGCGCGCCGAGCCCGCCCGCCGCACATTCACCGACTGCGCGACCGAGCCGAACGGCCCGCCCGCCAGATCGAGCGCCGCCCCCTCCCGTACGTCCACGAGCCTGCCCCGGTCCCGCCGGCGCGCGTTGGCTGCCTCAGTGCCCGATCCGTACAGCTTCACCGGCTGCTGGTGGGAGACGAGCCTGGAGAACTCCACGGCCCGCGAAGGCCATCCCGCGACGTCCTCGGCCAGCTCCTCCAACAGGGCGAGGGACCCCTTGCGCCGCCGGTTGGCGACGGTGGCGGCCACATCGCGGCGCGGTGCCAGGGCCTCGGCGAGGCGGCTGCGCGAATCGTCCCCGTCCGCGCCCTCAAGGCCCTTCGCCTGCACCCGTTCGTAGCCCGGCAGCGGGGTGTAGCCGACCAGATCGCCGAGATACGGCAGCACCCAGTCAGCCGCGGTCTCCACGAACCAGTCCTCGTAACTCTGCTCGACCCCGTCCCGCACCCGGTCGACCTGCTCGGCGATCACCGCGAGCAGGGCGCGCAGTGGCTCCCCGCCCTCGGCGTCCCGCAGGCGGTGCCACTGCGGGAGCAGCTCCGCGAGCCCGTCAGGTTCCCTCGTCATGCGGTGACCTCCGTCAGAATCAGCGTGTCCGCGACATGCGGGGAGAGCAGGGTGAGCTGCGCGGGCCGGATGCCGCGGAAGACGAACACCGCCCGGCCCTTCTCGAGCCGCCGGGTATCGGCGATGTCCGGGTTCAGCCGCAGCAGTTCGGCGAGCGGAATGCCGTACCGGGCGGCGATGTGGGTGAGCGTCTGACCGTCATCGGCGGTGACACGGTGCACGTCCTCGTCGTACTCCGCGAGCCTGGCCCCGACCGCGGTACGGGGCTCGGCGAGCTGCTGAGCGAGGTGCGTCAGCTCGTCGGGCGTGACGGACGCCGGAACTCCGGTGAAGACGTCGACGTCCACGTAGTCGACGCCGGGCACCTTGTGGGCGGTCGCCAGCACCTCGGACAGCCGCGCCGGACGGCCCAACTCGCGCCGCCCGCTGCCGAATTCACGCAGTAGCGCCTGCCGCAGCCGTGGCTCGACCACGGTCCAGGTGTGGTCGCGGGCGACCTTCACCTTTGCCGCGAGCAGCAGCAGCACCAGCTCGCGCACGTCGACGCGGACCGTCAGCCGCGAGTCGCCGTACTCGGCCAGCGAGGAACGCAGCGCGCGCAGCACCTCGGAGTCGTCCGCGATGGCGATGTCGTCCACCCCGGCGACCGTCACATGCAGCACCCGCCGCCGGCCGTCGAAGATCTCGCGCGCCGCCGCCCGGCCTATGCCGGCCCGCGAGCGGGCGAAGTCCTCGTAGTCCGTGACGGACACGAGCCGGTCGAGCGCGGAGACCGCGAGCGGGATCGTGCGCCGGGTGAGACCCGGACCGTCGGCGTCCGCGCCGCCCGTCGCGGGCTGCGGATTGGTGACGGCGGTGACGCCCAGCGGCCGGGTGATCGCCTGGGTGATGCGGTCGGCGCGCACGTTGGCGGCCTTGCCCGTGCCGAAGCGGTACCGGGCCCGGACGTTCTCCTGCCCGGTGGGCAGCCTCGCGCCGTGCACCCCGTCGCCGAAGGTAACGGTCGTACGCCCGTCCCCGGCCGTCCCGGACACATAGACCCTCCCCCAGCCTTCGGCCGGGGGGACCCCCATCTCGCTTCGCTCGCGCGGACCGCGCCCGGCCAGACTGTCCACCTCGTGCCACAGCAGCCCGTCGACGCGCACCTCCAATGTGGGCGTCGCGCCCAGGGGATTGTCGGCGGGCAGCCAGGTCAGCGGCGACTGCCAGAGCGCGAACGTCTGGTTGGTCCGGTCGGCGTCACCGCTGCCGATCGGTTCGTCGCGGCTCTCGCCGTGCGTCGCCGGGACCACATTGCCCTGGATGCGGACCGTGTCACGGCGGTAGCGGTAGGCCAGATCCGTCGTGAGCGTCAGCTTCGTATGGACATGGTCGCCGGGCAGCCGCGGGTCGAGCTGCTGCTCCACGGCGGCGATCACGGCCAGTTCGGTGCCGCGCACTCCGGCCGTGTTCGGGATGTCGGTGCGCTCACCCGACACCACCAGATGACGGCCCGGCCGCAACCCGCCGTACAGCTCGGCCAGTTCGAGCTCATTGCCGTGTACGTCCTCGCCGAGCGGCTCGTCGGCCAGTCGCAGCGCCTCCCCGCCCGCATGCACGGTGGCGTCCCGGATCGTCGAGAGCAGCACGTCGTGCTCGTCCAGCCAAGGGTCGGCGAGGATGAGCTCGGTGCCGCGGCCCGTGATCCCGAAGTTGGTGTAGGCGGCGGTGCGTACGGCGGTGACACGGGTGGTCACAAGCGCGAGCTTCTTGTCGCCGGGAATTCCGTCCGGACCCTCGGCACCCTTACGGGGACGCTCGATCGCGACCCAGCTGCCGACGGTGATCCCGTCCTGTACGGAGTCCAGCGACAGGACATGACGGTTCGCCTGCTCCGGCACGGTGGTGATGCCGACCTCGACATTCGCCGGCTCGCTGCCGACCGTGTACCGCACGGTCACCTCGAACCCGCCGTGCGTGACCTGCTTGTGGTCGCCGGGAGACAGCAGCCAGTTGAGCGGCTCGCCGTTGTGCACGGCCACATGCACCCGACCGTCCTCGGCGGGCCGGGACACGAACACGATGCGCTCGGGCAGCCCGGACGTGAACTGTGCGGTGACACCGGGCTCCTGAGAGTCCGCAGGACGCCTGGTCAGCCAGCTCAGATCGTGGTCCTGGCCCACGCGGGTCTGCAGCACGACCCGTCCGGGCCCCAGGCCGAAGCTCGTCTCGGCGGGCAGGTTCTCCGACCGCTGCACCGAGGACCCGGTCTCGATGTGCTGGAACTCGGCGCGTACCGGAACGCGGCCCGCCGTGTCGTACACGACCCGCATGGTCGTCAGCGCCGATCCGGAGAGCGGCCAGTCCGTCTGCCGGACGACCCGCCCGCGGTCGTCCTGTACGGGTTTGAGCGGCGCCGTCGCCCCGAAGGGAGCGGCGGTCACCCGCATCGCCTGCAACTCGCGCAGCAGCGCGGGCACGGCTGGGGCCGCCTGCCGCCACGCCGTGTACATCCCGTCCGCGACCCGCGGATCGAGCGCGGACAGCAGCTGCGCGCCCAGATCGGAGCCCGGTGCGAAGTTGCGGCCCGGATCGTGCGACAGCGTGCGCGCGCCCGACGGGGGCCGAACCACGCGGGTGCGCAGCGCCGGAAGTACGGCGCCGAGCGCCCGCATGGCAGGAGAGGCGGCGTCGGCCACCGGGCCCGGAGGCTCGAGGCGGGAGGGCTCCAGATCGGCCGCGCGTTCCATCAGCTCGCCGACCACGGCCTCCAACTGCTCGAACCAGGCGGCGACTTCCTCGTACGGGGCGGCGATCGCCTGCGCCTCGGCGAGCCGCTCATGCGGATCTACGAGCCGCCTGGCGAACTGCGCGGGCGTCTTGATTCCGTCCAGATCGGCGCGCAGCGGCGCAAGCCCCTGCGTGTCGAAGGCCTCGATGATCCGGCTGACAGGACGCGGATTGGGGTTGTCGGGGGTGGGCTCGCCCTCCTCGACTTCCCGCTCGTCCTCGGTGATCCACTCGCGCAGCTCCGTCACCAGCTCGGTCAGCGACGGCGGCGCGGACTGCGGCAGTCCGATCGCTGTCACATCGTCGTCCCGGTCGATCCGGACGCGCGCCACGGGCAGCAGCAGCCGCTGTCCGGCCGCGTCCTTGTCCGCGCCGAAGACGAAGAGCAGCTTGTCCCCGGTCTGCAGGGACGTACCGGTCCCGGAGACGAAGATCTCGGACTGCTTGCGCAGATCGTCCGGGGTGAGCAGCGCCGGCCGGCGCCGGCGGACCGCCAGCTCGTTCCAGGCCCAGCGGGCGACGAGGTCCTCGCTGGTCTCGAAGGCCTGCGACTCCTCGTCGGAGGTGGTGGGCACGCTGTTGCTGCGCGCGCCGCGCGGGATCAGCACCGGTACGTCCTCGGCCCGCGGATCCCGGTCGAGCGTGTACGCGAGATGCGTGTCGGCGGCGATTCCGGGCCGCGGCCTGTGCCCCACAAGACGCCCGAGCAGGGCCAGCGAGCGGTGCTCGTTGGCGGTGCGCAGATAGCCCTCGTCGGCTATGCGCTCGGAGTGGAAGGTGAGCAGGTCGCCGACCACCGCCCAGGAGTCGAGCAGCCCGATCGCCGGATCGTCCGGGGTACGGACCGTCAGCCCCCGCAGCGCCGGATAGGCGGGGGATGCGAGCCGGTCGAGCATGGCAGCCAGGAACGAGCCGTACTCTCCCACCCGGTAGTCCAGGGAGGTACGGCCCGGCGGGTTGTACAGGGCATCTGGCGCGTGGCGTTCGTCGTGTCCACCGCAGCCGCATCCGCAGGAGCCGCTCATCGGGCACCTCCGCCGAGCTCGATCGACAGCCGGCCGAGCTCCGGCCGGTCGGGGTCGTTGTCGCAACGCGCGATCTCCAGCGGGCCGAGCCGCAGCACGCCTGCCTCCAGTGCGGTGTCGTCTGTGTCGTCTGTGTAGTCAGGGGCCGCGAGGGTGCTGTCCCGGAACAGCCGGCGAAGCCGGGTCACCGTCACGCTCTCCACGCCCTGGACGGCCGCAGCCACGGCCACCAGACGGCTGAGCCGTACCGGTTCGCCGAAGCTCAGCGCGTCGGGGTGGAAGAAGCCTATCCGTCCGCCGGACAGCCGACGGCTGCCCAGCAGCCGGTACAGCTCGGCCAGGATCTGGCCGTGCTGATGGCCGGGCGCGGCACACACCGTGAGTGCGATGTCCAGCGGCACCGATCTGGCCGGTCCGACCACCAGGTCGTGGCCGATCCGGCGGTAGCTCTCCAGCGCGTACGACACCGAGTCGAGCAGCTCCGGGGAGGGATCCCCCGTGCCCTGCGCGTCGATGGCGACATGCGCCTCCTGCACACTGCCTGTCCAGCGGATCTCGGCGGCCGCCCGCTGCACCCCCGGCAGCTTCGACGCCAGCGCCGCGTAGTCGTCGGCGGTGACGGCCCGCAGCCGGGTGCGCTTGAGGTCGAGCGGGGCCAACTGGCGTACCTGCTCGATCGGTTCGGGCTCGGTGCCGCC
It includes:
- a CDS encoding DUF6519 domain-containing protein, whose translation is MHADISRITFRPDRHYSAVIAQQGRVQLDADANEQTAIQLVQARTTAADLIGQHGGPRGATGFELHFLGGSRELDDLSIGGGRYYVDGILLDATRPQAGVPVVDDGHMAEEGEKDAPADAQPPATWTYWDQPDGHRDPERPGDRLPSQFPYLAYLKVWERSVTAAEDPLLREVALGSAMPDTAARLKVVWQVLPLPGSQLELEDGATKDQVRAAFAKWAAAQAPSARMAARSERPEHADEDPCLVKPDARYRGQENQLYRVEIHEGGAAKDATFKWSRENGSVTFPVDELDGTWVELASLGSDDKLDLNVGDWVEFVDTAYISRGEPLPLLRVEEVDLPGRRVRLSGEPDPSVGRRPELHPFLRRWDHRSGSRSGSSRTKQGAAKLRGGALRIEEGGWLPLEDGVFVYFEPGRTYRPGDFWTVVARTATGNVEWPTDAARRPLLQAPAGNQVHYAPLAWVLGEGSVADLRLAFGPLATAIPAADAQALEAEATFEAEAAAAESAAPDDSGSQPTGQDVERQPEN
- a CDS encoding putative baseplate assembly protein, which translates into the protein MSGSCGCGCGGHDERHAPDALYNPPGRTSLDYRVGEYGSFLAAMLDRLASPAYPALRGLTVRTPDDPAIGLLDSWAVVGDLLTFHSERIADEGYLRTANEHRSLALLGRLVGHRPRPGIAADTHLAYTLDRDPRAEDVPVLIPRGARSNSVPTTSDEESQAFETSEDLVARWAWNELAVRRRRPALLTPDDLRKQSEIFVSGTGTSLQTGDKLLFVFGADKDAAGQRLLLPVARVRIDRDDDVTAIGLPQSAPPSLTELVTELREWITEDEREVEEGEPTPDNPNPRPVSRIIEAFDTQGLAPLRADLDGIKTPAQFARRLVDPHERLAEAQAIAAPYEEVAAWFEQLEAVVGELMERAADLEPSRLEPPGPVADAASPAMRALGAVLPALRTRVVRPPSGARTLSHDPGRNFAPGSDLGAQLLSALDPRVADGMYTAWRQAAPAVPALLRELQAMRVTAAPFGATAPLKPVQDDRGRVVRQTDWPLSGSALTTMRVVYDTAGRVPVRAEFQHIETGSSVQRSENLPAETSFGLGPGRVVLQTRVGQDHDLSWLTRRPADSQEPGVTAQFTSGLPERIVFVSRPAEDGRVHVAVHNGEPLNWLLSPGDHKQVTHGGFEVTVRYTVGSEPANVEVGITTVPEQANRHVLSLDSVQDGITVGSWVAIERPRKGAEGPDGIPGDKKLALVTTRVTAVRTAAYTNFGITGRGTELILADPWLDEHDVLLSTIRDATVHAGGEALRLADEPLGEDVHGNELELAELYGGLRPGRHLVVSGERTDIPNTAGVRGTELAVIAAVEQQLDPRLPGDHVHTKLTLTTDLAYRYRRDTVRIQGNVVPATHGESRDEPIGSGDADRTNQTFALWQSPLTWLPADNPLGATPTLEVRVDGLLWHEVDSLAGRGPRERSEMGVPPAEGWGRVYVSGTAGDGRTTVTFGDGVHGARLPTGQENVRARYRFGTGKAANVRADRITQAITRPLGVTAVTNPQPATGGADADGPGLTRRTIPLAVSALDRLVSVTDYEDFARSRAGIGRAAAREIFDGRRRVLHVTVAGVDDIAIADDSEVLRALRSSLAEYGDSRLTVRVDVRELVLLLLAAKVKVARDHTWTVVEPRLRQALLREFGSGRRELGRPARLSEVLATAHKVPGVDYVDVDVFTGVPASVTPDELTHLAQQLAEPRTAVGARLAEYDEDVHRVTADDGQTLTHIAARYGIPLAELLRLNPDIADTRRLEKGRAVFVFRGIRPAQLTLLSPHVADTLILTEVTA